TGAGGGGAGAATAAACAAAGTACAAGATTAAATGCTCCATGGCACCTTCAATCTGACCATTTAAAATTGAATGAATTACCACTGTCTACAAATAAAAGTGACCAGAGAATGTAATCTCACTTCCATACTATGAGATGCTCCTTTGCTTCGAAAAAGAGCAAATACACAGTGTcactaaaaatgtattttaatacatttaaatgtattaaatatcCCTTGTATTAAATATCTTTCCATTACACACAATTTTGGATAGTGTATTAACTGCAAAAGGTTCTTTATAGTGTGCCATGTTCTCCTCAAGCAGCTGAGAACAGACCCTGAAGTTTCTGAGTTGCAGAGCAGCCCAATATCGTCCAACATTGATGCTTCTGCAGAGTAACTCCACTGTAAGCTTTGAGCAATTTGCTTTACCATTGCTTCccaattaaaattacattaactCCAGTAACCTGAGGGACAGCAAAGCCATTCATTCCCCTACTGCAGTTCCCAGAGTCCTCCCCCAACAATATCAGGTAACTTCCAGTACAGCAGAGGATGCTCAATCCATGAAACACTGCCCAGCTGAAACTAAGGCTAGAGAGGAACTTCTTCTCCCCTCAACAAAGGTGAGGGAAGCAAGGGCTATTCTTTCCTAAGATCCCAGAGTCACCAAAACAGGCATTTCCTGGAAGTGGGTGACTgaccaaaaaaatcacttttcccCATACAATGGAACTCCTCAAGACAAACTTGTATTACAGAAGAATGAGACTGGACCAATTCTAACTCTGAACACACTACAATGAAATctgtgtagaaaaaaaattacacttggGATTTTGTTATGGCTTTTCAAAGTTTCCATTTTCATACAACAATTTGCAGGCTAAAACCAAATCTAGTTTTGATTCATGATCCAAACTAATGAAATCACAAATACATGATCCAAAATATCAACTTTagtttcagaaaaacacagcagagggatatttaaaaacaagtcaCTGGTTTGCTGGAATTCCCATCTTTGTACCTCTTTCATCTGAGTCCTCTTCTGTGATTACTGGCATCCCGATATGCCGAGTTACAGTTTCCTTTGCCACTTGCATTTCACCTGCACAcagattttaaggaaaaagtgTCAGTTTTTTTGCTTCTACATCCCTCATCCAGTAGTTAAAAGATtgttcactgctgctctcctgagatGCTGTCAAATGCTGTAAACAAACCTACTTTTCACAGTACCTTCAATATGGCTCACTAAGAAACCTTCAATAACAAGTAATTAACACCAtcaatttgaagaaaaattaatcacCAACTCAGTTCAATAATTCAAAATGACCTTACTGCTCCAAAACACTTCATCTGCTCTTTTAAAGTCAAGCAAAGGTAACACTGCCAAATGCTCATCTCTGAAGAGGGATTTATTTCCtcagtaactttttttccctagcagAGGCTAAACAAGTCTGAAAATAGAGTTTGgaactttgaaattaaatccccatcttcaaaataaagataattcaaaaaataaagacaattcaAAACCATTTTGCTGTTTAGTTTCATTTAACCTATAACAAATAAGGagtaaacaaaaaattaagacagCAGAACAATTTCTATCAGTTGAAAAGTTGGATATCAGAAAGAGAATTTCCTTCAGGAATGTAATTTCCCACTGATGAACAGGAAATTTTAACCCAGCTAGCAAAGCAACTGATAAACTTTTGCAATCTCCCCAGGTTCATGGATTGAATGGAGAAGTACCTCTAACTTCTGAAGAACATCTTCTCCTTGCTGGCTGTGGTCTCCTGCTGGTGATTCTACTTCGACTCGGAGACTTCCCACAACTGGATCCTGATTCAGAGGATTCTAACTGCACTTGACGATGTCTCCTGGATTTGGAAACCTGAATGAtataaaaaaagctgaatttctacAGCCAGATCTTGCTGGGGGCCACTTGACCAAAGCATTGACTTGATGTCAGGGTGAAAAAGAGATAGGGAGAGCTCCCACTAGTTGTTGTTCTCCAGCTGTAACAGGACAGTGCCCTTCAATGATTTAATGGGCGTATAACTTAAAATGCAGATAATGAAACATTGACTAATTCTCAATCCATTCTCTGTTACTACCAACCCACACCATGTTGCATCCCCCTACACAAAAGAAACACTTCCAAAAACTGCTGCTCTGTAAAGCCTCCATACCATCTTATTTTGCTTAAGTGCCTAGAAAACATCACTGCACATTCACGAGTCTGGACTTGTGTATAAAATCCAGAGCTCTGTTTCATTTAATGACACATTTTTCGATATAAGATTTTAATAAACAGAGAAAGTTGAGACATTTCTCATAGGACTGCTAAGAAAAAGACAAACCAACAATATTCTTTTAAGGGAGAAGCTACTAAAACAAAGTTTCCAAGAACTTGCAACTGACTTTAAACTCCTAAGTCCCATTTTCACAGGCATCTTCCAAGACGTCAGTATTTAAGATCAAAGGAATCTGAGCAATTAAACTCTCAGGTATTTTTATACATCTTCTTAAACTTCCCTCTTAAACAGAACACAGACATTAAGATACCCTGTAAATGAAGAATAAGAGCTTTGGGTTTCCCTGCCGTGTTAGGAAAACTAGAACATTCCAAACTGGAGTGCAGTTTAACTCATTCCTTTTTGATCCAACATTTACATTAAACTGGTACTTTTAAAACtgttcttgaaaaattaatacatcCCCATTATCAATTTTCATGCCCACCTCAACAGCTGCAGAATAAGACCTGTATTTGATTCTGGCCAGGGCATTTGCTCTTTCAGAACcctgtaaagaaacaaaagtccagtcagaaaagatttttattctATTATAGCAGTACTGTAATGAGATACTACATCAGGCAACCACTTGAGTAATTCACACTACAGCTCTAACTTTATAATTAGTTCTACATAATTTCAACGCCACCAAAATGGTacctcaaggaaaaaaaagtacgaatttcattaaaaagatgAAGCATAATTTTGGTTGCCTTCACTGTTATAAAgcccaggaggagaaaaatcaaacttGAAACTTAACATCTTACTCAAAGTTGAAATAAGCAAATACAACATGAGACAATTTTGTagcataaaaaatgaatattgCCTTAAGTTGAAACTCAAGGAGGGAGTGTAAAGGGGTTTGGCTGAGCTCTTTTCCCTCCTTACCTGAGAGAGACTTTTTATTGTGATCTTTTAAGAGCTGTGACAGCAGTAAATGCTCACAGCTCAACAGAAAACAGTAtgagttaaaaacaaaaccaagcccCACCAGCTGTCCCTGGAATTTATTTTGACACTATCAAGCTCTGACCTACACTGCTTAGCCTGAGATCTGAAGTCAAAAAATTAACAGATCTGGCCTGTGCAATGCAGCAAAGTAATTCAGTTTCCTTACCTCTGATTCTAGCAAAGTCTCttctctccttttgttttctgtttcatcagTTTCTTTAGCACTTTGGAATGATTTCTGTGggagaaaattgtttttctttaaacatctGTCATTTACAAGACAGCTAAAATCCaagaactgtaaaaaaacaagaaaactatttacaCACATCCATTTTCTACATCCACCTTACACTGTGGCCTTTCTTTGATCCAGGAATGTGTTACAGAAGTAGTTCATGAGGTCAGACCTTCAGGGCATCCCTCTCAGCAGTCAGCTGTGGTATGCCAAAGGCAAGACCACCCATAAGTCCTTTCTTCCATACCACATCCTTGCCTCAGGTTTCAACACATTCCCTGCCTAAGTGTCAGTTCCTTCTCCTTCAGTCTGAGATTGACCAGCTCAGAGGCAATCACACCAGAAATCCAGTTCTGACATGTTCACCCAACCTGCTAAGTCACCACAGCATAGTGGCTGGCAGTACCTACCATTCTGCCCTGCTGCCATTCCTGATGTTCCAAGGTTATGTCTTTGAGATTAACCACAAAGTCATCTTTTATCAAGCTCAGGGCCTTGTATGGCTGGGATTTGTCAGCTGAAATgacacatttcattttctgatagTGGTCGTGAATATTCAtcatttcctgaaaatatttttaaaaaaaagtgtctttcagggaaaaaagatTCCAGCAGTAAAACAATATTAGTCttcaaaacacaaacccagGGTTACAGAAACCATTCTAAGGAGACCACTGGACCAGGAGGAATGTTAGAAACTGATTCTGGTTAGATTATTTGAGTTTTAGAGTCAAGAAATCCTTCTAAGCAGAACTGAGCCACCAAATAAGCTGAAGAGAAGGGTATTCAGGGCCACTGCTCACGCAAGGTTCATTCTGATACTGtggtttattttcatctctctgGAGGAAACATTTTACTTCATAAATTTCTGCAACACTGCAGTCAACCTTACTGATACACATTTGTcagcaataaatgaaaaaaactgcaaagaaagTTCTACCACTAAGTGATATAAGAGCCTTTACCTGGATTGAATTACTCAGATTTTTATACAATGTatcatataataaaaaaaaaacaaacaacaaaacaacaagctttgaaaggagaaataaaggtGAGAGAAGGCTATGAACTTGCAGATACGTAAATTCATATTACCACAAGTATCAATCCTCCAGCTGCAACCTGCAGACAtatcaaaacaaacattttctcccccattttccatttttctctaaGTGACAATTAACCATTTATACCCTTTTACATCTTACTGAggcaaaaccacaaaacattaGGGCATATTTCAGTATTGAAAAAGATATGACAATTCTTCCAAACTAAATGCCACATTTCTGGGTGTCTGGtaaaattatcttaaaatgTTCCACAAGTGACTGACAATGGACAAGATAGTGCTGATTAGAGAAGTTAAAGCTCTTGGacaacagagaaattaaaacaaaacaaaccccattGATTAATCTGTAGTTTAAAGATTACTTTACCTCTAATACATCATTACTGATGAGGCTGTTTACTCTGTTACTTGGGTccttaaattcttcttttaaataattttcttcaatcTTCTTCTTAGTTCTGTAGGTCAGCTGAAACAAGAGGCCATGTTTGTAAcctaaaagaaaactttaaatggAACCTCCTCTTGAGAATTCCTACTGCATATCCATCAATCAGGAGATGGGAGATACTGAAAGGCATAAAACCATTTCACTAACAACCCTGTTCCTGCCATATGTTCAGAGCCAGCACTTTTCACAAATTATTCTCCAGTTAAGAATTTAATCCAGCACTCCCCAACTGGTAAGACATCTCAAATCTATTAAGAGCAtcagacactgaaaaaatattttcaggtgtGAAGTATTCAAACATCCTCTAAGCTCTTCATCACCTACCTATGTAAAGCCACACATACCACATTTTACCATGATCTCAAAGCTGAGCTAACCATGAGTGCTGTTGTACTGACAGGTGTTGAATGATGAgggtattttatttcaaaatgtaaaacattaatGTAATAACTCACTAGCTTTGGCATTGCTGTGAAGTGGAAGGCTCTAGCAAGTCGCAGTCTCCTAAAGACATAGGCTGCATCATAATGCAGGGAGTCAACCAAATCCTGCTGAAATCTCTGGATTTCAGGCCAATCCTTGAGTGCAATTCTGATCTGCAACAAAAGAGTTACAAACTGTTAAACCAGTATTTCAACCATAAAAATTAACTGAGCTGACTACCGTGATCTGACTACAGACAATACCTGGAtgtccagagctgcagaaaggatcccattttatatatatatatatatatatatatatatatatatatatatatatatatatttgtgtgtatcATCATCATTTTATGCACATAAGATTATTATACTTTCTTTTGACAGTGACATGAAACACAAGTCCTTTCTGATATGTGAAAATATTCATTCTTCACATCCTGAAGTGTGTGAAAAATAGTCTGCACCTAGGACATTCCCCTTCACTAGAGTTAGGAAACGATACTCATACCAGGTTGTGCTGCCACTGAAATACTCATAAATGTTCTCTTTCCCTTagttcttcctttctctcctgtcACATCCACTCTGCCCACTTCACCTTCTCTCTGCTTAACTTTCTTGATAACTCATGTACCCTCTTACAGTTGCTATCCAGCAGTGGCTTTAAAATTGCCTAAATTCACCTTCATAAAAAGCTACTTATTTCTCTCAGGTCAAAATATGAGATATCATGGCATTGttgtagacaaaaaaaaattcagtttgctATTTAAAGAATTTGGACTCAATTTTGCATGTGCACACAACATATATCACAAAGTTCCTAAGCAAACCACTTCTCCTTGCACTGAGTTTATAATTCCTTTAGATATTGGTCTCCTAAAAGCAGCAAGCAGGGTGTCTTTCAGGAATGCACACTCTTAACCTATTTAAGAATTCATTTTCTGGTTAACAGGAAGTGGAAATAATTCAGTCACTCTCCATTCTGTTGGAATTCTAAAGAGTAACTCAGGCTGTAATGGAGTTCCCTTACCCTGATGAACACATTGTCCATCCCTGCCTTTTCCAATAGCTTCCAATCTGgctttttaagtatttttattttaaaaaaggaagaggaaatgcCCTAACCCTTTAGGAtgacaaagcaaacagcagtgtACCACATATCTCATGCCTAGTATCTCCTGAGATTAAATACTCAGGAACGATTACCTTTTGTTTTGGCTGACAAAGCTGGGCATTATAGAGCCCATATAGAAGGTACAAAGCACCAACTCGGATCTGGAAGGAGTAGGGGGGCAAGAAGTACTGCAGGGCCACATCTAGAGTCTTCTTCGAGAGCTTATTCCTCTCCAAAGCTCTCATTCTACCACTaaagcaaacagagaaaaaaagggagcaTGTTAAAGCAGGTAAATATAAAACTGCAggcttcagaaaaattaataatgcagAAACAAACTttagatgtttaaaaaatatagaatcattgaatgtcctcagctggaagggacccacaaggatcgctgagtccaactcctggccctgcagaggatGACCTCCAGAATCACAACCTGGCAGAGTACAAGAAGAGTTTGGACAAGGTTCACATGGTATGGCCCCTGGAGCATCccgtgcagggccaggagttggactccatgatccgCGGGGGTTCCTTCCAACACAGGATATTCTATGAACCAGTGAAACACGCAATGTCCTGCGATCACACTTTTAAATCCCACGAGGATTGCACCAAGCCCCCTGCAGAGTCAGCGCTCAAAGCACACACATTCCTAATGCACGGAATACACCGAATTAAAACTCTTTCATCATTACAGAGGGACCGATGCTCCACTTGATTTAGAGCCCAGTCAGGCAACCTCTCCCTGAGCCAGGCCTGAGGGGGCACACAGCTCACCCGCACTCCCTTAGGGCTGCTCGTACCCGGGGGGAAGCTGAGCAGCGGGGGCTGCGGGCCTGGCGAGGGGCAGAAAGGGGAAAGGCGAGGGGCAGAAAGGGGAAAGACAtggggcagagaggggaaagaCGAGGGGCAGAAAGGGGAAAGGCTAGGGACAGCAGGGGGGAAGGCGAGGGGCAGGCGCGGCTCGGCCTGAGGGGCGGCCGGAAGCCATCCCCTCcctcactcactcactcactaGAAGACGGTGTGGAAACGGCGCTGCCGCCACAGCTCGGCGAAGCGCTCGAAGCGGACGGTGTCTGCCTGCTGGAAGGCgctgagcagctcctcacagtcCTCCTTCAGCCCCGGCACCTCGTTCATCCCGCCGGCTCCGCGCCGACCCCGAGGCCGCTCCGCGAATGCGCGCCCGCTCCACAACAACCCCGCGGCGCCTgcgcgcccgccccgcgccTGCGCACGGCCCGCGCCGGGAGGAGCCGGGAGGAGCCGCTCGGGCTGCCCGGGCTGCCCGTGAGGGAGCGCGGCTTTCCCGGCCCCGTGCGCTCCGGCCCGCTGTCCCTGCGTGTGGCGAGACCCCGGCAGTGACGAGCGCTCGCTCTGCCCGCCCCAGGCGCTGTCCCGCTCTCCCCCGCTATGGAGTGCATGTGCATTTTGCATTTAGGCAAAATGCCTCTCCGAGAAGCGCATCCCTGGTGGTCCCGGGGCGAAGCCCGCGCGGATGAGCGGGTTCGGGCGGGATGAGCAGCGGCGGATCCGCTCGGGCAGGCGCCGCTGTACCAGAGCCCCAGAGATCCCGGGGACGCTCTAGAGGCGAGGGGCTTCACACTCTCCGCCCCAGTCCCCGCAGGCGGCCCCGGCAGAGAGCTCGGGGGCCGTGACCCGACGGGCTCGGGAACAGCGGCTCCCCCGCGGGAAGGGCGCCCGGCGGTCCCGCGCGGCTGTGGGGACGTGACACACCGCCACGCTCCGGTGAAGGGACAGTGCCGGCGCCCTGCGCCGGTCCCCGCTGCTCCGCCGGCTGTCCCAAAACCCCGACGGCTGCGGGAGCCCCGTTTCCGCCTGGGCGAGCGCGGCAGGCAGGGATAAGCCGGCGGCCGCCCCCCCGAGCGGCGGGGTGCCGTGCCCTGCCCTTCCTTGCCCTGCCGTGGCCGTGCCGTGCCGCCCGCTCCCCGCATGCACGGCCACACGTAGGCGGCCGGGGcagcggggcgggcggggagggGGCCGCGGCTGCCGAGCCGCACGTAGGGTGGGTGGGTGCGGCCTCGCCGGCGGCGCGGAGCGGACGGCGGGGGCTCCCCTGCCCGCGCTCCCTCACGCACGTACAGAGAGGGGCGAGCGGCCGCCGAGGCGGCTGCCGGGACCAGCGCCGGCGTCGGAGAGCCCCGAACCGCGGTGAGTACGGACCCGCGGCACCGGCGGTGTCCCGGGAGAGCCGGTTCTGCTGCCCGGGAGGCTCCGCAGCTCCTCGGGCGGGTCCCCAGAGGGTTTAGGCACGGGGCTCGGGTTTCAAGGCGGTGTTGCGGTGACCGCCGCTGCGGTCGGGGCTTGGCTGCGGAATGTGGGAGCGCGGCTGGACAGCGGCACCTGCGCCGGGAGCGGTCCCGGGCTGGGCAGGAGAGCGGCCGGGTGCCTGTGCACCCAATGGTTGCGGGTTCGGCAGGTGCGAGATCCCCCCCTGCGCAGGGGAAACCTTAGCGGGTGACAAACAGCGTGTAGGGAAAGTATGGGCTTGGGATGGAGCCTTGCGTGGTGCCTTTGGGATGTTTAAATCTGCAGTTTTCCCAGCGACCGTGTTAAAAATTGGTATTTTGCTTTCTCAAATAATCATACACTGCGAAAtgaatttgaaatgaaatgaaattgaatTCTGCTGTCTACGGTACCGTGATGTTCTCCAGTTCACCATTAGCATCAACTAATTGATCCAAAGGTCGCTCCTTACAGCGAGGCGCATCAAGCTGTCAGCTCCTACAATGTCAGGAGCTCCCACAGCGCTCCAGGCATGCAAGCATCTTTCCATATTTATTGCATGTCCCAAAAGATGGCTGGAATGCAACCTTTAGCAGCCTTTATTAGGAGGTAATTTGCCATCAGCTGAGCAGCAGTTGCCTTTGAGCACCACTGGTTGCCAATGTCATTGACTATAGGAACAGAGATATTTGCAGAGCTGTTGCACGTGAACTCTACAGGGTTTAGCAGGAGAGCTGCACCTGCCAGggtttggtttgcatttttttcctttttctgaaaagaCACTTTCATCTATCACTTAGATTCATGTTCAGAGATGTAGGGCAGTGACCTGTTCATCCAGTATGTGACCCTGACTTCAACAGATTGTTCTGATTTTGGAACAGAATGCCAACACTGTTAGGAAAGCAATGGATCCTCCCCAATGGATTTAAGGATTCAAAGCACAAGTAAGTAAAAAATGACACATCATGGAGCAAATTCACCATTACAGCTCAAGCCAAGACCTGTTTAGCTATAGGAGTCATCCCTTAAATTATCAGGAGCAGAGGAACCTGGCTCTGGAGTGATGCTGAATTTGTAAAGCTCGGAGtgtgttttctgatttttgtattttaagcaTTCAGTGAGTGGGGTGATTTCTCAGAGATGATGTTTCAAGGAACACTACAtggaattctttttcttcctaaggCAGATGGGGCTGCATGATGCAAGATGTAGTGAGGATGAGGCTGTTGTGCTCATGTGAATGTGCCCTAAGTCTTCCCTTGCAGGAAGTTTGGGTACAatgcaaagaatgaaaatgcagaaggaTAAAACCAAGTAACAGGGTCTCTTTGTACAATTCCTCTGGTGTggtatataaaattaaatacagtatCAGTTTTTACACTAATTAATACTCTTCTTCATCAACTGTGTTTTCAGTGCTATTCAGATTCATTAGTACATTTTAGTACAATTAATGCcttcaaactaaaaaaaaaaataaataattagatGATGTAAGGAAGTGTGCTGGTTACTGTATCTTCTTCATATTCAGCTGCTAAACAAAAGGATGAAATCCTATTTGCTCTATTAATTCCTTGTTTATAAGTTGCAATTTAAAAGCCATTTATCCTGCACTGATATAAATAATTGGGTTTTCCAGGTGTATATGGCATAAAATaagtctctttttttaataccttATATGATTGCATTAGAACACGTTTTCAagtttaaaacatgaaaataaatcacGTTTTAACCaatttgtatgaaaataaatcatgaatatatttcattaaatagcTTATTTCACCTTCAGTATGTATAAACCTATTGCAAGTAACAGGATCATACTCTACTGGCACATGCCTACTGCTTTCAGACTTCCCAACAAACActgcaaaagctttttaatCTGTGCAGTAGAAGTGGCATTGATTTAACAGGACAGCAGGAGTCACAAGTTCTTGTCAAGTCATTTGCGTGTACCGACAGCAACTGAAATCACCTGGAGACATGACCATGGATTCAAACGagtttgtgttttgttcctAAGGGCATTAATTCCTGGTGTGATTAATCAAAGAGGCGTCATAAATgtcctctgtccctctgtctcTCTTTGGCTTCCTCCAGGAAAACCTACACCATCCCCATATCTGACTTGTTAAATTCTGT
This sequence is a window from Parus major isolate Abel chromosome 5, Parus_major1.1, whole genome shotgun sequence. Protein-coding genes within it:
- the SNAPC1 gene encoding snRNA-activating protein complex subunit 1 isoform X2, with protein sequence MRALERNKLSKKTLDVALQYFLPPYSFQIRVGALYLLYGLYNAQLCQPKQKIRIALKDWPEIQRFQQDLVDSLHYDAAYVFRRLRLARAFHFTAMPKLLTYRTKKKIEENYLKEEFKDPSNRVNSLISNDVLEEMMNIHDHYQKMKCVISADKSQPYKALSLIKDDFVVNLKDITLEHQEWQQGRMKSFQSAKETDETENKRREETLLESEGSERANALARIKYRSYSAAVEVSKSRRHRQVQLESSESGSSCGKSPSRSRITSRRPQPARRRCSSEVRGEMQVAKETVTRHIGMPVITEEDSDEREVSLPKRRR
- the SNAPC1 gene encoding snRNA-activating protein complex subunit 1 isoform X1, whose product is MNEVPGLKEDCEELLSAFQQADTVRFERFAELWRQRRFHTVFYGRMRALERNKLSKKTLDVALQYFLPPYSFQIRVGALYLLYGLYNAQLCQPKQKIRIALKDWPEIQRFQQDLVDSLHYDAAYVFRRLRLARAFHFTAMPKLLTYRTKKKIEENYLKEEFKDPSNRVNSLISNDVLEEMMNIHDHYQKMKCVISADKSQPYKALSLIKDDFVVNLKDITLEHQEWQQGRMKSFQSAKETDETENKRREETLLESEGSERANALARIKYRSYSAAVEVSKSRRHRQVQLESSESGSSCGKSPSRSRITSRRPQPARRRCSSEVRGEMQVAKETVTRHIGMPVITEEDSDEREVSLPKRRR